In a single window of the Amycolatopsis sp. cg5 genome:
- a CDS encoding ABC transporter substrate-binding protein, giving the protein MVRISGRRLGAAVLAGMLAAAPFAAPAQAQQGKTLRVALLTGIDHLNPFTAELLAATQVGRLNYEFLTLPSAENAQPTGGIAESWSASDDKLTWTYKIRPNMKWSDGKPLTAKDAAFTFTKMLTDATARTANGSYVTNFDTVTAADDATLVIKTKTPQATMTALDVPIVPEHIWAPIADLKDPKTDTMDVVGVGSGPYVLTEYKPNEFVKFKANKDYWRGAPKVDSVQLLKFSDAEAAVNALKQNEVDVINRLTPTQFDALKGQPGITTSEAPGRRYNEISFNHGVTTVDNKPLGNGNPALKDIKLRKALAQAIDPQTIVDRVMAGHGKVGTGVVPTAYSTYHWQPAAGELAKFDLAAAGAALDAAGYAKGPDGVRTVPGGGKLELRLAGHSSRPFDQRTAEYIKGWFKDIGVTITPELVSDEELNDRTSAGNYDLAISGYSTSPDPDYALSLQTCAQRPNAEGKGGSTDNFFCDAEYEELYKQQLVEFDPAKRADLVKKAQARLASQVVNVVLDYDNVLEAYRSDNFSSFTKQPQPEGAILEQMGYWGYYGATPASGQAASSGDNGSGGGSNTGLWIGIGAVVLIVLVGGGVILAKRGKSADDRE; this is encoded by the coding sequence ATGGTGCGAATTTCCGGCCGGCGACTCGGCGCGGCGGTACTCGCGGGGATGCTCGCGGCGGCGCCGTTCGCGGCGCCCGCGCAGGCACAACAGGGCAAGACGCTGCGGGTAGCGCTGCTGACCGGCATCGACCACCTCAACCCCTTCACCGCGGAACTGCTCGCCGCCACGCAGGTCGGGCGGCTGAACTACGAGTTCCTCACCCTCCCGTCGGCCGAGAACGCCCAGCCCACCGGCGGCATCGCCGAGTCGTGGTCGGCCTCGGACGACAAGCTGACCTGGACCTACAAGATCCGCCCGAACATGAAGTGGTCCGACGGCAAGCCGCTGACGGCCAAGGACGCCGCCTTCACGTTCACCAAGATGCTCACCGACGCCACCGCGCGCACCGCGAACGGCAGCTACGTCACCAACTTCGACACCGTCACCGCGGCCGACGACGCGACGCTGGTCATCAAGACCAAGACACCGCAGGCCACGATGACCGCGCTCGACGTGCCGATCGTGCCCGAGCACATCTGGGCGCCGATCGCCGACCTCAAGGACCCCAAGACCGACACGATGGACGTCGTCGGCGTCGGCAGCGGCCCGTACGTGCTCACCGAGTACAAGCCGAACGAGTTCGTGAAGTTCAAGGCCAACAAGGACTACTGGCGCGGCGCGCCGAAGGTCGACTCGGTGCAGCTGCTGAAGTTCAGCGACGCCGAAGCCGCGGTGAACGCGCTGAAGCAGAACGAGGTCGACGTCATCAACCGGCTCACGCCGACCCAGTTCGACGCGCTCAAGGGCCAGCCCGGCATCACCACCAGCGAGGCGCCCGGCCGTCGCTACAACGAGATCAGCTTCAACCACGGCGTCACGACCGTCGACAACAAGCCGCTGGGCAACGGCAACCCCGCGCTCAAGGACATCAAGCTCCGCAAGGCACTCGCGCAGGCCATCGACCCGCAGACCATTGTGGACCGCGTGATGGCCGGGCACGGCAAGGTCGGCACCGGTGTCGTCCCCACCGCGTACTCCACCTACCACTGGCAGCCCGCCGCCGGTGAGCTGGCCAAGTTCGACCTCGCCGCCGCCGGCGCCGCGCTCGACGCCGCCGGCTACGCCAAGGGACCCGACGGCGTCCGCACCGTCCCCGGTGGCGGCAAGCTCGAACTGCGCCTCGCCGGCCACTCCTCACGCCCGTTCGACCAGCGCACCGCCGAATACATCAAGGGCTGGTTCAAGGACATCGGCGTCACCATCACCCCCGAGCTCGTCTCCGACGAGGAGCTCAACGACCGCACCAGCGCCGGCAACTACGACCTGGCCATCTCCGGCTACTCGACCAGCCCCGACCCGGACTACGCGCTGTCGCTGCAGACCTGCGCCCAGCGGCCCAACGCCGAGGGCAAGGGCGGCAGCACCGACAACTTCTTCTGCGACGCCGAATACGAAGAGCTCTACAAGCAGCAGCTCGTCGAGTTCGACCCGGCCAAGCGCGCCGACCTCGTCAAGAAGGCGCAGGCACGACTCGCCAGCCAGGTCGTCAACGTCGTGCTCGACTACGACAACGTCCTCGAGGCCTACCGGTCGGACAACTTCTCCTCGTTCACCAAGCAGCCCCAGCCCGAAGGCGCGATCCTCGAGCAGATGGGCTACTGGGGTTACTACGGCGCCACCCCCGCCTCGGGTCAGGCCGCGTCCAGCGGTGACAACGGCAGCGGCGGCGGCAGCAACACCGGGCTCTGGATCGGCATCGGAGCCGTCGTGCTGATCGTGCTCGTCGGTGGCGGCGTCATCCTCGCCAAGCGCGGCAAGTCCGCGGACGACCGGGAGTAG
- a CDS encoding sigma-54-dependent Fis family transcriptional regulator, translating to MPQPGTADERKLAHARVQFLTAERVDPRDVRDTILASWWRSHRKKVAADHIELPYVRNPDLELPLARSATPILRRLSEQLDGQAISVILTDPAGVVLERLTGDGDLHRHLDGINLAPGFSYAEEFVGTNGIGTALEGGRPMHVFGHEHYAEDLEDLACAGVPIQHPITGKTVGAVDLTCWRRDAGPLMIALAKTTADQIRQALLVDSGVRELELFQAYLQACRRTTGMVLALNNDVVIMNDPARHLLDPGDQSVLLERASEALAGGHRAPVVVELPTGETARISCRPVERHNQVTGGIVHVTLIRPDEEPATAPRPRKLLPELAGTAPAWLRCCQEVDRAFGAREWLLLSGEPGTGKLALARAVQHRHHPDRRIHVVDAGTPDAVPRVVAELRERSTVVITHLDRLPDPHPLVELLAEHRKTRWVAATHTGAIAPELAQCFGRTVEVPPLRHHIEDLRELVPLFLARLSHGTGLTCAHDAMQLLTRSTWPGNAAQLYQVLRQIVQNRRRTGVITPDDLPPDYHAVSRRLLSQLESMERDAIVRSLLANHGNKKRAAEALGMSRATIYRKIHDYGILAPRGS from the coding sequence GTGCCGCAGCCTGGGACAGCCGACGAGCGCAAGCTCGCCCATGCCCGCGTGCAGTTCCTCACCGCCGAGCGAGTCGATCCACGAGACGTCCGTGACACGATATTGGCGTCATGGTGGCGCTCCCACCGCAAGAAGGTCGCCGCGGACCACATCGAGCTGCCCTACGTGCGCAACCCCGACCTCGAACTCCCGCTCGCCCGCAGCGCCACCCCCATCCTGCGTCGGCTGTCCGAGCAGCTCGACGGCCAGGCGATCAGCGTCATCCTCACCGACCCCGCCGGCGTCGTGCTCGAACGGCTCACCGGCGACGGCGACCTGCACCGTCACCTCGACGGCATCAACCTCGCACCCGGCTTCAGCTACGCCGAGGAGTTCGTCGGCACCAACGGCATCGGCACCGCGCTCGAAGGCGGCCGCCCCATGCACGTCTTCGGCCACGAGCACTACGCCGAAGACCTCGAAGACCTCGCCTGCGCCGGCGTGCCCATCCAGCACCCCATCACCGGCAAGACCGTCGGCGCCGTCGACCTGACCTGCTGGCGCCGCGACGCCGGACCGCTGATGATCGCGCTCGCCAAGACCACCGCCGACCAGATCCGCCAGGCGCTGCTCGTCGACTCGGGCGTGCGCGAGCTCGAACTGTTCCAGGCCTACCTGCAGGCCTGCCGCCGCACCACCGGCATGGTGCTCGCGCTCAACAACGACGTCGTGATCATGAACGACCCAGCACGCCACCTGCTCGACCCCGGCGACCAGTCCGTACTGCTCGAACGCGCCTCCGAGGCACTCGCCGGCGGGCATCGCGCGCCGGTCGTCGTCGAACTGCCGACCGGGGAGACCGCGCGGATCTCGTGCCGCCCGGTCGAGCGGCACAACCAGGTGACCGGCGGCATCGTGCACGTCACCCTGATCCGCCCCGACGAGGAACCGGCCACCGCGCCCCGGCCCCGCAAGCTGCTGCCGGAGCTGGCGGGCACCGCGCCCGCCTGGCTGCGCTGCTGCCAGGAGGTCGACCGCGCGTTCGGCGCCCGCGAATGGCTGCTGCTCTCCGGCGAACCCGGCACCGGCAAACTCGCGCTCGCCCGCGCCGTGCAGCACCGCCACCACCCCGACCGCCGCATCCACGTCGTCGACGCCGGCACCCCCGACGCCGTGCCGCGCGTCGTCGCGGAATTGCGCGAGCGGTCCACTGTGGTCATCACCCACCTCGATCGGCTACCCGATCCTCATCCTTTGGTGGAATTGCTCGCCGAGCACCGGAAAACCCGCTGGGTCGCCGCCACCCACACCGGCGCCATCGCACCCGAACTCGCCCAGTGCTTCGGCCGCACGGTCGAGGTTCCGCCACTGCGCCACCACATCGAAGACCTGCGCGAGCTCGTCCCGCTCTTCCTCGCCAGGCTCAGCCACGGCACCGGCCTGACCTGCGCCCACGACGCCATGCAGCTGCTCACCCGCTCCACCTGGCCAGGCAACGCCGCCCAGCTCTACCAGGTGCTCCGCCAGATCGTGCAGAACCGGCGCCGCACCGGCGTGATCACCCCCGACGACCTCCCGCCCGACTACCACGCGGTCAGCCGCCGCCTGCTCAGCCAGCTCGAATCGATGGAACGCGACGCCATCGTCCGCAGCCTGCTCGCCAACCACGGCAACAAGAAACGCGCCGCCGAAGCACTCGGCATGTCCCGCGCGACGATCTACCGCAAGATCCACGATTACGGCATTCTCGCACCCCGAGGGTCGTGA
- a CDS encoding methane monooxygenase, with protein MSRQSVARAHQKIQELSWEPAYHEPVSQYGTDYTFQKAKKKDPLKQVLRSYFPMQEEKDHRVYGASDGAIRGNMFRQVQERWLEWQKLFLSIIPLPEISAARAMPLLFRTVPNPELHNGQAIQMIDEVRHSTIQQNLKRLYMNNYIDPAGFNSSLRNFQNDYCGTIGRQFAEGFITGDAITAASIYLTIVAETAFTNTLFVAMPAEAAANGDYLLPTVFHSVQSDESRHISNGYATLLMALSDESNHQLLERDLRYAWWNNHRVVDAAIGTFIEYGTKDRRKDRESYAEMWRRWIYDDYYRSYLVPLEKYGLVIPHDLIEESWNQIWNKGYVHEVAQFFATGWLANYWRIDPMTDTDFEWFEHKYPGWYDRYGKWWEAYNRLATPNGHNPIVFEDVDYEYPHRCWTCMVPCLVREDMVMDEVDGQVRTYCHEMCRWTDTTAFRPTYQGRNTPNMGQLIGAREWETLYHGWNWADVVSDMGFVRDDGKTLVAQPHLNLDPSKMWTLDHLRRCPPLQSPNVLLNEMTPEERSAFHARYTRGGPAGRFAPTDS; from the coding sequence ATGAGTCGCCAGAGTGTGGCAAGAGCTCATCAGAAGATCCAGGAACTGTCCTGGGAGCCGGCTTACCACGAGCCGGTTTCGCAGTACGGGACGGATTACACGTTCCAGAAGGCGAAGAAGAAAGATCCGTTGAAGCAGGTGCTGCGGTCGTATTTCCCGATGCAGGAGGAAAAGGACCACCGGGTGTACGGCGCGTCGGACGGCGCGATCCGCGGGAACATGTTCCGGCAGGTGCAGGAGCGGTGGCTGGAATGGCAGAAGCTGTTCCTGTCGATCATCCCGCTGCCGGAGATCTCGGCGGCGCGGGCGATGCCGCTGCTGTTCCGCACGGTGCCGAACCCGGAGCTGCACAACGGGCAGGCGATCCAGATGATCGACGAGGTCCGGCATTCGACGATCCAGCAGAACCTCAAGCGCCTGTACATGAACAACTACATCGACCCGGCCGGGTTCAATTCGAGTCTGCGCAATTTCCAGAACGACTACTGCGGCACGATCGGCCGTCAGTTCGCCGAGGGTTTCATCACCGGTGACGCGATCACGGCGGCGTCGATCTATCTGACGATCGTGGCGGAGACGGCGTTCACGAACACGTTGTTCGTGGCGATGCCAGCCGAGGCCGCGGCGAACGGCGACTATCTGCTGCCGACGGTGTTCCACTCGGTGCAGTCCGACGAGTCGCGGCACATCTCCAACGGCTACGCGACGCTGCTGATGGCGTTGTCGGACGAGAGCAACCACCAGCTGCTCGAACGCGACCTGCGGTACGCGTGGTGGAACAACCACCGGGTGGTCGACGCGGCGATCGGCACGTTCATCGAGTACGGCACGAAGGACCGCCGCAAGGACCGCGAGAGCTACGCGGAGATGTGGCGCCGGTGGATCTACGACGACTACTACCGGTCGTACCTGGTGCCGCTGGAGAAGTACGGGCTGGTCATCCCGCACGACCTGATCGAGGAGTCGTGGAACCAGATCTGGAACAAGGGCTACGTGCACGAGGTCGCGCAGTTCTTCGCCACCGGATGGCTGGCCAACTACTGGCGGATCGACCCGATGACCGACACGGACTTCGAGTGGTTCGAGCACAAGTACCCCGGCTGGTACGACCGCTACGGCAAGTGGTGGGAGGCCTACAACCGGCTGGCGACGCCGAACGGGCATAACCCGATCGTGTTCGAGGACGTCGACTACGAGTACCCGCACCGCTGCTGGACCTGCATGGTGCCGTGCCTGGTGCGTGAGGACATGGTGATGGACGAGGTCGACGGCCAGGTCCGCACCTACTGCCACGAGATGTGCCGCTGGACCGACACGACCGCGTTCCGCCCGACGTATCAGGGCCGCAACACCCCGAACATGGGCCAGCTCATCGGCGCCCGTGAGTGGGAGACCCTCTACCACGGCTGGAACTGGGCCGACGTGGTCTCGGACATGGGCTTCGTCCGTGACGACGGCAAGACCCTGGTCGCCCAGCCGCACCTGAACCTGGACCCGTCGAAGATGTGGACCTTGGACCACCTGCGCCGCTGCCCGCCGCTGCAGTCGCCCAACGTCCTGCTCAACGAGATGACGCCGGAGGAACGCTCGGCCTTCCACGCCCGCTACACCCGTGGCGGCCCCGCGGGCCGGTTCGCCCCCACCGACTCCTGA
- a CDS encoding NADH:ubiquinone reductase (Na(+)-transporting) subunit F, whose translation MADKHVVRFEPVGIEIEAGEEQTILRAAAEQGVMLMHGCKEGQCASCKSFVLDGDDIELDRYSTFALPDYEKEEGYTLLCRAHAYEDLTIELLNYDEEMIRSGLPIETVEAEVTRNEPVTHDLRHLVLKADKELKFFPGQYVDIGVPGTEHTRSFSMASTHGLEFVIRVYPGGLFSEKLATGLQPGDRLTLTGPFGVFTLRDAPDKPLVFVGGGAGMAPILCLLRSMAERGIDRQAVFYYGARRRKDLCFEKELHELEQTLPRFRYVPALSEEDWDGETGLITDVLRRNETDLGSADAYVCGPPPMVEAAIELLPALGVDGKRVFYDKFTTTGDES comes from the coding sequence ATGGCGGACAAGCATGTCGTGCGGTTCGAGCCGGTGGGGATCGAGATCGAGGCCGGTGAGGAGCAGACGATCCTGCGGGCGGCGGCCGAGCAGGGGGTGATGCTCATGCACGGGTGCAAGGAGGGGCAGTGCGCGTCGTGCAAGTCGTTCGTGCTGGACGGGGATGACATCGAGCTGGATCGGTATTCGACGTTCGCGTTGCCGGACTACGAGAAGGAGGAGGGTTACACGCTGCTGTGCCGGGCGCACGCGTATGAGGATCTGACGATCGAGCTGCTCAATTACGACGAGGAGATGATCCGGTCGGGGTTGCCGATCGAGACCGTCGAGGCGGAGGTGACCAGGAACGAGCCGGTCACCCACGATCTGCGGCATCTGGTGCTCAAGGCGGACAAGGAGCTGAAGTTCTTCCCCGGCCAGTACGTCGACATCGGCGTGCCCGGCACCGAGCACACCCGGTCGTTCTCGATGGCGAGCACGCATGGACTGGAGTTCGTCATCCGGGTCTACCCGGGCGGGTTGTTCTCCGAGAAGCTCGCGACCGGGCTGCAACCGGGTGATCGGCTGACGCTGACCGGGCCGTTCGGGGTGTTCACGCTGCGGGACGCGCCGGACAAGCCGTTGGTGTTCGTCGGTGGCGGGGCGGGGATGGCGCCGATCCTGTGCCTGCTGCGGTCGATGGCCGAGCGCGGGATCGACCGTCAGGCCGTCTTCTACTACGGCGCCCGCCGACGAAAAGACCTCTGTTTCGAGAAGGAGCTCCACGAGCTGGAGCAGACGCTGCCGAGGTTCCGTTATGTGCCCGCACTGTCCGAAGAGGACTGGGACGGTGAGACGGGCTTGATCACCGATGTGTTGCGCCGCAACGAAACCGACCTGGGAAGCGCGGACGCCTATGTGTGCGGGCCGCCGCCGATGGTCGAGGCGGCGATCGAGTTGCTGCCCGCGCTGGGTGTGGACGGCAAGCGCGTGTTCTACGACAAGTTCACCACCACGGGCGATGAGAGTTGA
- a CDS encoding toluene hydroxylase — protein sequence MTATQERSVPKPVFTDAEAGAKVFPDSLARQYNYFTPQKRKQTHYEDVTVEVQPDPRHYLAQGWLYGFSDGRGGYPLEWTALKAWGSDRPEPQRFAGSGGKGYEWPAHGWHEFRDPNEEWELSLYRYNSNVVRQLNQNIEAAKRSGAFAQWNRNWVAFVAQHVGAWMHVDHGLGLYLFANANRRAPTNMHNNAISVNSMHRIRAAQDLALYNLTLSEEIEDFDGSAHLATWNEDPAWQGVRTVAEQLTAIDDWCEAIFAANVIFEPLVGELFRSALVQQAAPGNGDFVTPTVVGAEEYDFAERDLRYTKAMFDLLVADKEFARHNKDLLQGWAQAWVPRCIEAARTLQPLWSQPDTRPPRFEDGLDRVKNRFSALLAGFDLDIPKELEQ from the coding sequence ATGACAGCCACGCAGGAACGCAGCGTGCCGAAACCGGTCTTCACCGACGCCGAGGCCGGCGCCAAGGTGTTCCCGGACTCGCTCGCGCGCCAGTACAACTATTTCACCCCGCAGAAGCGCAAGCAGACGCACTACGAGGACGTGACCGTCGAGGTCCAGCCCGATCCGCGGCATTACCTGGCGCAGGGCTGGCTGTACGGGTTCTCCGACGGCCGCGGCGGCTATCCGCTGGAGTGGACCGCGCTCAAGGCGTGGGGCAGTGACCGGCCGGAGCCGCAGCGGTTCGCGGGGTCGGGCGGCAAGGGGTACGAGTGGCCTGCGCATGGCTGGCACGAGTTCCGTGACCCGAACGAGGAGTGGGAGCTCAGCCTCTACCGCTACAACTCGAACGTGGTGCGCCAGCTCAACCAGAACATCGAGGCGGCGAAGCGGTCCGGTGCGTTCGCGCAGTGGAACCGGAACTGGGTGGCGTTCGTCGCGCAGCACGTCGGCGCGTGGATGCACGTCGACCACGGCCTGGGCCTGTACTTGTTCGCCAACGCCAACCGGCGCGCGCCGACGAACATGCACAACAACGCGATCTCGGTGAACAGCATGCACCGCATCCGCGCGGCGCAGGACCTCGCGCTCTACAACCTGACGCTGTCGGAGGAGATCGAGGACTTCGACGGGTCGGCGCACCTGGCGACGTGGAACGAGGACCCGGCGTGGCAGGGCGTGCGGACGGTCGCCGAGCAGCTGACCGCGATCGACGACTGGTGTGAGGCGATCTTCGCGGCGAACGTGATCTTCGAGCCGCTGGTCGGTGAGCTGTTCCGCAGCGCGCTGGTGCAGCAGGCCGCGCCGGGCAACGGCGACTTCGTGACCCCGACGGTGGTCGGTGCGGAGGAGTACGACTTCGCCGAGCGGGACCTGCGCTACACCAAAGCGATGTTCGACCTGCTGGTGGCGGACAAGGAGTTCGCGCGCCACAACAAGGACCTGCTGCAGGGCTGGGCGCAGGCGTGGGTGCCGCGCTGTATCGAGGCTGCGCGGACGTTGCAGCCGCTGTGGTCGCAGCCGGACACCAGGCCGCCGAGGTTCGAGGACGGGCTCGACCGCGTGAAGAACCGGTTCAGCGCGCTGCTGGCCGGTTTCGACCTCGACATCCCGAAGGAGCTGGAGCAGTGA
- the mimD gene encoding propane 2-monooxygenase effector subunit MimD, giving the protein MTSLKTTFHTSESPFKSNNTASNMCGFTLMNNQVGAIVAKVMDRLDNVTVTPLPSMIRVDAQGRMDVNYADIDEEAGEEEGWFNAAEFEESMSTHYGRMIHEDDRTIMFANPEDAAEFIGFDLKAT; this is encoded by the coding sequence GTGACATCCCTCAAGACGACCTTCCACACGTCGGAAAGCCCGTTCAAGTCGAACAACACCGCGTCGAACATGTGCGGGTTCACGCTGATGAACAACCAGGTCGGCGCGATCGTGGCCAAGGTGATGGACCGCCTGGACAACGTCACCGTCACGCCGCTGCCGTCGATGATCCGCGTGGACGCGCAGGGCCGGATGGACGTCAACTACGCCGACATCGACGAGGAGGCGGGCGAGGAAGAGGGCTGGTTCAACGCCGCCGAGTTCGAGGAGAGCATGTCGACGCACTACGGCCGGATGATCCACGAGGACGACCGCACGATCATGTTCGCCAATCCCGAAGACGCCGCCGAGTTCATCGGCTTCGACCTCAAGGCCACGTGA
- a CDS encoding amidohydrolase family protein: MYGKDGEKYFVVDSHMHFWDASPENWVPGAEQYAKGWIECFHAYQGLGPPETHWTIEKFRKYSEDDLMKDVFEDGYVDVAVFQPTYLKEWYKEGFNTTERNAALGDKHPGKFIANTRWDPRDGEDGLKALRHNVERFGSKGVKLYTAEWRDGSRGWKLSDPEAYRYLEACQELGIKNIHVHKGPTIWPLDKDAFDVSDIDHAATDHPDLNFIVEHVGLPRIEDFCFMATQEPNVYAGLSVVIGGLMHARPRFFAKVMGELLFWVGEDKMTFGSDYGIWEPRWQIEGFVDWDYPSDEYSDYPRVTTATKKKILGLNAAKLYDIEVPAEYRLEDASPAAQDDAHLVEQG, encoded by the coding sequence ATGTACGGCAAAGACGGCGAGAAGTACTTCGTGGTGGACAGCCACATGCACTTCTGGGACGCCTCCCCCGAGAACTGGGTGCCCGGCGCGGAGCAGTACGCGAAGGGCTGGATCGAGTGTTTCCACGCTTATCAGGGCCTCGGCCCGCCGGAGACGCACTGGACGATCGAGAAGTTCCGGAAGTACTCCGAGGACGACCTGATGAAGGACGTCTTCGAGGACGGCTACGTCGACGTCGCGGTGTTCCAGCCGACCTACCTGAAGGAGTGGTACAAGGAGGGGTTCAACACCACCGAACGCAACGCCGCGCTCGGTGACAAGCATCCCGGCAAGTTCATCGCCAACACCCGCTGGGACCCGCGTGACGGCGAAGACGGTCTGAAAGCGTTGCGGCACAACGTGGAGCGCTTCGGCTCGAAGGGCGTGAAGCTCTACACCGCGGAGTGGCGGGACGGCTCGCGCGGGTGGAAACTGTCCGATCCGGAGGCGTATCGGTATCTGGAGGCCTGCCAGGAGCTGGGCATCAAGAACATCCACGTCCACAAAGGACCGACGATCTGGCCGCTGGACAAGGACGCGTTCGACGTGTCCGACATCGACCACGCGGCGACCGATCACCCGGATCTCAACTTCATCGTCGAGCACGTCGGGCTGCCGCGGATCGAGGACTTCTGCTTCATGGCGACGCAGGAGCCCAACGTCTACGCGGGCCTGAGCGTGGTGATCGGCGGCCTGATGCACGCCAGGCCGCGGTTCTTCGCGAAGGTGATGGGTGAGCTGCTGTTCTGGGTCGGCGAGGACAAGATGACCTTCGGCAGCGACTACGGGATCTGGGAGCCGCGCTGGCAGATCGAAGGCTTCGTCGACTGGGACTACCCCAGCGACGAGTACTCCGACTATCCGCGCGTCACCACGGCGACGAAGAAGAAGATCCTCGGGCTCAACGCGGCGAAGCTCTACGACATCGAAGTGCCCGCCGAGTACCGGCTCGAAGACGCCTCCCCCGCTGCCCAGGACGACGCGCACCTGGTCGAGCAGGGATGA
- a CDS encoding iron-sulfur cluster assembly protein, producing MTTTETPGVAELLGALGTVRDPELDEPITSLGFVAACTVTPDGLARVRLRLPTYFCAPNFAFLMVADAYDAVAATGVRDVDVVLVDHFAAEQINAGVAARAGFAGSFPGEAAGELDRLRADFLRKAVLAGTDAVCRPLLAAGTTPAELLAMTLRDPPPSAGLDRLRRRRAELGLPAYPGSALLIDPVTGSRVEVDALPAHLGRARVTRVGIEANTGICRGMLRHRYPDAGEGEEP from the coding sequence ATGACGACGACGGAGACGCCGGGTGTCGCCGAGCTGCTCGGCGCGCTGGGCACCGTGCGCGACCCGGAGCTGGACGAGCCCATCACCTCGCTCGGCTTCGTGGCCGCGTGCACGGTCACCCCGGATGGGCTGGCGCGGGTCCGGCTGCGGCTGCCGACGTATTTCTGCGCGCCGAATTTCGCGTTCCTGATGGTCGCCGACGCCTATGACGCGGTGGCGGCGACCGGGGTCCGGGACGTGGACGTGGTGCTGGTGGATCATTTCGCGGCGGAGCAGATCAACGCGGGTGTGGCCGCGAGAGCCGGGTTCGCGGGGTCGTTCCCCGGCGAGGCCGCGGGTGAGCTGGACCGCCTGCGCGCCGACTTCCTGCGCAAGGCCGTGCTGGCCGGCACCGATGCGGTCTGCCGGCCGTTGCTGGCAGCGGGCACGACCCCGGCCGAGCTGCTGGCCATGACCTTGCGCGATCCGCCGCCTTCGGCCGGGCTCGACCGGCTCCGGCGGCGCAGGGCCGAGCTGGGCCTACCCGCGTATCCCGGCTCGGCCCTGTTGATCGACCCGGTGACGGGGTCACGGGTCGAGGTGGACGCCCTGCCCGCGCATCTGGGCAGGGCGCGGGTGACGCGGGTCGGGATCGAGGCCAACACCGGGATCTGCCGGGGCATGCTGCGCCACCGGTACCCGGACGCGGGAGAAGGAGAAGAACCATGA
- a CDS encoding NAD(P)-dependent alcohol dehydrogenase codes for MKSVRLHGYHERPVIDEIAEPVVKNPFDVVVRVGGAGVCRTDLHIIEGQWAAAMGVALPYTLGHENAGWVHEVGAAVSNVAVGDTVILHPTPTCGLCRACRSGNDMHCESSSFPGLDSDGGMAEYLLTSARACVKLDPATQPKDVAALADAGITAYHAVRKAIPLLYPGTSCVVIGAGGLGHIGIQCLAALTATRIVVVDRNPDALALASRLGAHETVIADGKHVEAVLDLTGGADVVLDFVAEEGAEADGFAMTARAGSYFVIGYGGAVHIPTLDIISTERNIVGNIVGTYTELAELMELAQAGKVTLHTKAYPLDAAVEALDDLAAGRVRGRAILVP; via the coding sequence ATGAAGTCGGTTCGTCTGCACGGGTATCACGAGCGGCCGGTGATCGACGAGATCGCCGAGCCGGTGGTGAAGAACCCGTTCGACGTGGTGGTGCGGGTCGGCGGGGCCGGGGTGTGCCGCACGGATCTGCACATCATCGAGGGGCAGTGGGCGGCGGCGATGGGTGTCGCGCTGCCGTACACGCTCGGGCACGAGAACGCGGGCTGGGTGCACGAGGTCGGGGCGGCGGTGTCGAACGTGGCCGTCGGGGACACGGTGATCCTGCATCCGACGCCGACGTGCGGGCTGTGCCGGGCCTGCCGCTCTGGCAACGACATGCACTGCGAGTCCAGCAGCTTCCCCGGGCTGGACTCGGACGGCGGGATGGCGGAGTACCTGCTCACGTCGGCGCGGGCCTGCGTGAAGCTGGATCCGGCGACCCAGCCGAAGGACGTGGCGGCGCTGGCGGACGCGGGCATCACCGCCTATCACGCCGTGCGCAAGGCGATCCCGCTGCTGTATCCGGGCACCTCGTGCGTGGTGATCGGCGCCGGCGGGCTCGGGCACATCGGCATCCAGTGCCTGGCCGCGTTGACGGCGACGCGGATCGTCGTGGTCGACCGCAATCCCGACGCGCTGGCGCTGGCGTCCCGGCTGGGCGCGCACGAAACCGTCATCGCCGACGGCAAGCACGTCGAAGCCGTGCTCGATCTGACCGGCGGCGCGGACGTGGTGCTCGACTTCGTGGCCGAGGAGGGCGCGGAGGCCGACGGGTTCGCGATGACCGCGCGGGCGGGGTCCTATTTCGTCATCGGGTACGGCGGCGCGGTGCACATCCCGACGCTGGACATCATCTCGACCGAACGCAACATCGTCGGCAACATCGTGGGCACCTACACCGAGCTCGCGGAGCTGATGGAACTGGCGCAGGCGGGCAAGGTCACCTTGCACACCAAGGCGTATCCGCTGGACGCGGCGGTGGAAGCACTCGACGATCTGGCCGCGGGGCGGGTCCGCGGCCGAGCCATCCTCGTGCCATAG